The nucleotide sequence ATGACCGGATTTGTCGGCCCGAAAAGTGTGATCACAGGGCTGCCGACCGCTGCTGCCAGATGACTGATGCCGCTGTCATGCCCCACAAATACCGTCGCGGTCCCGAGCGCGGCTGCTAGCACTGGTAAGGGAAGTTCATCCAGCACTTTTACCCGTGGTCCGGGTGCGAACCGTGCAAATGCGGCTTTTGTCTCGATCTCCACCTCACCGAAAACCAGCGCAATTTGCGCGGGTGTGCGTTTGAGGAGCCACTGAATAATCTCTACCCAGTTTTCTAAGGGCCAGTTTTTAGACGGACTCCCGCTTCCGGGATGAATGACTACCCGGAAGCCCGGCTTTGGGCCGAGGATTTTTGCGGCTTCAGCCTGGTCTTGCACCGTGGAATAAACCCGTGGCGCAAAATCCCCGGGGAAAATCCCTATTTTCTCTAAGCCCCGCGCAAATTGTTCTGAGGCCGGGAGGGGTTTATTTTCATCAGGCTTATGGGGTAGCTGCAAGATATGCCGTGCACCGGCCTTGCGCAAATTGCCATGGAAAATATCATCCGGATCATAAAAAAATGAAATGATCTGGTGGAAGGAGGCGAAGTACGCACATAACTCCTCCGGTAAATCCGAATCCGCCCCATAGAACCGGGACAAAGGCCCGTAATCAATCGAACGCACCTTCTCGGCATAAACCCGTTCCACAGCCAGAGCCGCAATCCGGGGGTAACCCATAATCTCGATTTGTGAGTCCTGTATTTCCCGTTTTAATGCCGCCATCACCGGCAACGAGAGAATAAAATCCCCTAATGCTCCCCCCCGTATCACTAAGAGCCTCGGCATCCCTTTATTCAAGATGGGGTTGATTGCTGTATTCATTAAAAGGGGATGCGCCGTGGGTTGCCCGGGCCATCATTTCCGCGGTTAAAGCCACTGGGGGATATTCATGGAGGCGGGCGGGGGTGCGTCCCGTGAGGAGTTCCCACCAGAGTTTAACATTGGCCAGTACGACCAAGATGACGAGAATCATAAAAATGGCTGTCACCACGACATCCATTTGGTTATTAAAAATTTGGATTTTGAATTTCTCGGTATCGCCCACAGTGCCCGTGGGCAGTTGCCCCCGGAATTTTTCAATGGCCGCCAAAAATCCCAGCCTTGGATTCGGATCAAAAATCTTTTGCCAACCAGCCGTCATGGTCACACTAAAGAGGAAGAACATCGGAATAGCCGTACACCATGCGTAACGGGGACGGCCCATCTTAATAACGAGGGTCGTGCCCAAGCTGAAAGCGATCACAAACCAAAGGGCATTGATCGTTTCACCGCGGTGGAAGGCGATGACAGCGAGTGAACCGGCCCCGAGTAGGGAAATGAGCAACCACCCGAATGCCGGTAAAATTTGTTTCGATAAATCCATAGTTCTTTTTAAAGGGTTTTCAGAATAAAGAAGCCAGCATGGTATCGACATTTTTTCCAGATGAAAATGCCAAACTAAGCAAATTGATCCAACTCCACTACCCCCAGAAAATGCCGCGGATGGCCGCCTCTCTCCCCCCCGACAAGGCTGCGGGATCAACAGGAAAAAAGGATATCAAAAATTCTTTCTTTACCATCACCTCCCCGTATCATGACATCAATCACATGGAAATCCGTTCGATACAAACGCCGGGGAGCGCGCCCGGCTCGGGTGCAGGCGAAGGCGTCCCGCCCGAGTCCATTCCGGTAACGACATTCTACCACTCTAATGCTTTTGGTCTCTGCGGTGAATACGACTCCACGGGCGATTTGTGCATTGTTCGAGGAAAAGAAGAAGTCAGTGCACAGTTTACCTGCGGTAATTTGCTTAAATCCTACGGTTACGCCCCCGGCTCCGGCTGGTCCACTGACCCGCTCTTCATGAAGGTTGTTTCTCCACCCGCTGGCAGTGGGCAGTCAGCAGTGTTCAGTTATTTGTATTTTCATAATGACGCACTCGGGACCCCGCAC is from Verrucomicrobiota bacterium and encodes:
- a CDS encoding glycosyltransferase family 9 protein, yielding MNTAINPILNKGMPRLLVIRGGALGDFILSLPVMAALKREIQDSQIEIMGYPRIAALAVERVYAEKVRSIDYGPLSRFYGADSDLPEELCAYFASFHQIISFFYDPDDIFHGNLRKAGARHILQLPHKPDENKPLPASEQFARGLEKIGIFPGDFAPRVYSTVQDQAEAAKILGPKPGFRVVIHPGSGSPSKNWPLENWVEIIQWLLKRTPAQIALVFGEVEIETKAAFARFAPGPRVKVLDELPLPVLAAALGTATVFVGHDSGISHLAAAVGSPVITLFGPTNPVIWAPPGACVIRKGQSLTQIVTEEVQIALAKFLRLG